A window from Primulina eburnea isolate SZY01 chromosome 2, ASM2296580v1, whole genome shotgun sequence encodes these proteins:
- the LOC140824221 gene encoding uncharacterized mitochondrial protein AtMg00860-like — MVVFIDDILLYSQNKEDHEEHLHITLQTLREKELYAKFKKCEFWLTSVALLGHIISEIGVSVEPKKVEAIVDWPRPKTVNEILIFLGLAGYYRKFVEGFSSIAISLTKLTQKNAIFIWSKECEKSFQILKRKLASTPLLVLPDDGNNFTIYSDASKGGLGDVLM, encoded by the coding sequence ATGGtcgtattcatagacgacatcctTTTGTACTCACAAAATAAGGAAGATCACGAGGAACATCTTCACATCACTCTACAGACACTCAGAGAAAAagaattgtatgccaaatttaagaaatgtgaattttggctaacAAGTGTCGCCTTGTTGGGTCACATAATCTCTGAGATAGGTGTTTCAGTAGAACCCAAGAAGGTGGAGGCAATTGTGGACTGGCCTCGACCAAAGACTGTAAATGAGATTCTAATATTTTTAGGTTTAGCCGGTTATTATAGGAAATTCGTTGAAGGGTTTTCTTCAATAGCCATATCTCTCACTAAACTTACACAGAAAAACGCTATATTCATTTGGAGCAAAGAATGCGAGAAGAGTTTTCAGATTCTTAAAAGAAAACTCGCTTCTACACCATTGCTAGTACTCCCCGATGATGGCAACAACTTCACGATATATAGTGATGCATCAAAGGGAGGATTAGGGGATGTGCTTATGTAG